From Alkalidesulfovibrio alkalitolerans DSM 16529, a single genomic window includes:
- the thpR gene encoding RNA 2',3'-cyclic phosphodiesterase: protein MRVFVGLDLPPSFQDELARLVARARAASRADVRPTRPGAWHLTLAFVGEIPAERINVLREALCGVRHPVFPLTPGGFGGFPDSSRPRVLWVGLAQGGVECAGLAVKVREALAARGVACDDKPFVPHLTVARVGSCGRRDIEPWLAAMAATRWPTTLAREFVLFESQLGCGGPVYGKLAVFPLDGGDDGQEPPGLAQTVDRRETGAA from the coding sequence ATGCGGGTCTTCGTCGGCCTGGATCTGCCGCCCTCTTTCCAGGATGAGCTGGCCAGGCTCGTGGCGCGCGCTCGCGCCGCCTCACGCGCGGACGTGCGTCCCACCCGGCCCGGCGCGTGGCACCTGACGCTCGCCTTTGTGGGCGAAATTCCCGCTGAACGAATCAACGTCCTGCGCGAGGCCCTGTGCGGCGTGCGCCACCCCGTGTTCCCGCTCACGCCCGGCGGCTTCGGCGGCTTTCCCGATTCGTCTCGGCCGCGCGTGCTCTGGGTGGGGCTTGCCCAGGGCGGCGTGGAATGCGCCGGACTCGCGGTCAAGGTGCGCGAGGCGCTTGCGGCGCGCGGCGTGGCCTGTGACGACAAGCCGTTCGTGCCGCATCTGACAGTGGCCAGGGTCGGAAGTTGCGGTCGGCGGGACATCGAGCCCTGGCTCGCGGCCATGGCCGCGACGCGCTGGCCCACGACCCTGGCGCGGGAGTTCGTGCTCTTCGAAAGCCAGCTTGGTTGCGGGGGGCCGGTGTACGGGAAATTGGCCGTCTTTCCGCTTGATGGCGGGGATGACGGGCAGGAGCCGCCGGGGCTGGCGCAGACTGTGGATCGCCGCGAGACCGGGGCGGCCTGA
- a CDS encoding tetratricopeptide repeat protein, producing MRSSATQPGGLFMADESKSGLTMLENNKIRGVFSTQKLVKVGTGVTQRKTVQQAYYFAEENDAGEIELQALNTGLVPSGDKETIGKEELLEKYVPEPEFYQKEVFPKMRELQKTLARADRHRQRGETYSAEMEYGNALKVDEDNVRANFGIGLCYMARGESAKAEDILKRLVKLDAAFESEHKHLFNEFGINLRKNKLFGQSLEFYSRAAELSPMDENLHYNRGRVFFEMGDFAAAKASLEKALEINPQFEEAGKFLKYLAAKNLA from the coding sequence ATGCGCTCCTCAGCAACTCAACCGGGCGGACTGTTCATGGCGGACGAATCGAAATCCGGCCTCACCATGCTTGAAAACAACAAGATCCGGGGCGTCTTCTCCACCCAGAAGCTCGTCAAGGTCGGCACGGGCGTGACCCAGCGCAAGACCGTGCAGCAGGCCTACTACTTTGCCGAGGAGAACGACGCGGGCGAGATCGAGCTGCAGGCGCTGAACACCGGCCTCGTTCCCAGCGGCGACAAGGAGACCATCGGCAAGGAGGAACTCCTCGAAAAATACGTTCCCGAGCCCGAGTTCTACCAGAAGGAAGTCTTCCCCAAGATGCGGGAGCTGCAAAAGACCCTGGCGCGCGCGGACCGTCACCGCCAGCGTGGGGAGACCTACTCGGCGGAGATGGAGTACGGCAACGCCCTGAAGGTGGACGAGGACAACGTGCGCGCCAATTTCGGCATTGGTCTGTGCTACATGGCGCGCGGCGAGTCCGCCAAGGCCGAGGACATCCTCAAGCGTCTGGTCAAGCTCGACGCGGCTTTCGAATCCGAGCACAAACACCTGTTCAACGAGTTCGGGATCAACCTGCGCAAGAACAAACTCTTCGGCCAGTCGCTCGAATTCTATTCGCGGGCCGCGGAACTCTCGCCCATGGACGAGAACCTGCACTACAACCGAGGCCGGGTCTTCTTCGAGATGGGCGATTTCGCGGCCGCCAAGGCCTCCCTGGAAAAGGCGCTGGAGATCAATCCCCAGTTCGAGGAAGCGGGCAAGTTCCTGAAGTATCTCGCCGCCAAGAACCTTGCCTGA
- a CDS encoding anaerobic ribonucleoside-triphosphate reductase activating protein: MRHTPSDAWERLRGIQPLSLCDWPGRSTAVLFLSGCNLGCPTCHNADLAWRPESLPTIFAPDALHFIERRRDWLDGIVVSGGEPTIADGLCGFLGDIGRFGLPVKLDTNGMRPDVLADVLDRELVEEIHVDVKGPVDLYPALTGGKADAKIAAENLSQVFDLARERPKSFAFRMTRVPLLSPSDIDAARALLPAGFSLTVNAYVPPRRTHAHADPQTRRMPGNLVHGAHRRRHPESPESQRDQGPDPRPQARP, encoded by the coding sequence ATGCGCCACACCCCATCGGACGCCTGGGAAAGACTGCGTGGCATTCAGCCTCTGAGCCTGTGCGACTGGCCTGGCCGGTCCACGGCCGTGCTCTTCCTCTCCGGCTGCAATCTCGGCTGCCCCACCTGCCACAACGCAGACCTGGCATGGCGCCCCGAGTCCCTGCCCACCATCTTCGCCCCGGACGCGCTGCATTTCATCGAGCGTCGCCGGGACTGGCTGGACGGCATCGTCGTTTCCGGCGGCGAACCGACCATTGCCGACGGACTCTGCGGCTTTCTCGGCGACATCGGTCGCTTCGGCCTGCCCGTGAAACTCGACACCAACGGCATGCGGCCCGACGTCCTGGCCGACGTCCTCGACCGGGAACTGGTCGAGGAGATCCACGTGGACGTGAAAGGGCCCGTCGACCTGTATCCCGCCCTGACCGGCGGCAAAGCCGATGCCAAGATAGCGGCGGAAAATCTCAGCCAGGTCTTCGATCTGGCCCGGGAACGCCCGAAGTCCTTCGCTTTCCGCATGACCCGGGTTCCCCTGCTCTCCCCCTCAGACATCGACGCCGCGCGGGCGCTGCTGCCCGCGGGCTTTTCATTGACCGTCAATGCCTACGTGCCCCCGAGGAGGACACATGCCCACGCTGATCCGCAAACGCGACGGATGCCAGGAAACCTGGTCCACGGAGCGCATCGCAGGCGCCATCCTGAAAGCCCTGAAAGCCAGCGGGATCAAGGACCCGATCCTCGCCCGCAGGCTCGCCCGTAA
- a CDS encoding chromate resistance protein ChrB domain-containing protein encodes MDPMNWLLLIHNIPPKPGYLRAKAARRLAALGAVALKNAVYVLPDGGSRFEDLAWLAKEIEDSGGKAFVCRAAFAAGLDDAQVRVRFVSVSDEAYARLTQEMLSFRESLASGDSGEEGIEQALGRFAKEFASLRSLDFFGAPGRETVEGLLAALRARLAELRAGGAATGGGEARGPQTLTGLVWVTRRGVHVDRIASAWLIRRFIDQKARFRFVDEREHVPAPGEVRFDMLAGEFTHENDLCTFEVLERRLDANDPALGRLAEIIHDIDLKEERFGHPETAGLRVALESLALVVPEDERRIEQGGAILDLFYESFRLRG; translated from the coding sequence ATGGACCCGATGAACTGGCTCTTGCTGATCCACAACATCCCGCCCAAGCCCGGCTATCTGAGGGCCAAGGCGGCGCGAAGGCTTGCGGCGCTCGGGGCCGTGGCGCTCAAGAACGCGGTCTATGTGCTGCCCGATGGCGGGTCTCGTTTCGAGGATCTGGCTTGGCTGGCCAAGGAGATCGAGGACAGCGGGGGCAAGGCCTTCGTCTGTCGCGCGGCCTTCGCGGCCGGGCTCGACGACGCCCAGGTGCGCGTTCGTTTCGTGTCCGTGAGCGACGAGGCGTATGCGCGCCTGACCCAGGAGATGCTCTCCTTCCGGGAATCCCTCGCATCCGGGGATTCTGGCGAAGAGGGGATCGAACAGGCACTCGGCCGCTTCGCCAAGGAGTTCGCATCGCTCAGGAGCCTCGACTTTTTCGGTGCGCCGGGCCGCGAGACCGTGGAGGGGCTGCTCGCGGCCCTGCGCGCCAGGCTCGCGGAGCTTCGTGCCGGGGGAGCCGCGACCGGGGGCGGGGAGGCGCGCGGCCCGCAAACGCTCACGGGGCTCGTCTGGGTGACGCGGCGCGGCGTGCACGTGGACCGCATCGCCTCGGCCTGGCTCATCCGCCGTTTCATCGACCAGAAGGCGAGGTTTCGCTTCGTCGACGAGCGCGAGCACGTTCCCGCGCCCGGCGAGGTGCGCTTCGATATGCTCGCCGGGGAGTTCACGCACGAGAACGACCTGTGCACCTTCGAAGTCCTGGAGCGGCGGCTCGATGCGAACGATCCGGCGCTTGGGCGGCTGGCCGAGATCATCCACGACATCGACCTCAAGGAGGAGCGCTTCGGGCATCCCGAAACCGCGGGACTTCGCGTGGCCCTGGAGTCCCTCGCCCTGGTCGTGCCCGAGGACGAGCGGCGCATCGAGCAGGGCGGAGCGATCCTTGATCTGTTCTACGAGAGCTTTCGACTTCGGGGCTGA
- a CDS encoding D-alanyl-D-alanine carboxypeptidase family protein, with the protein MPDTRDRTGFAAAMGGILRPASWAAFVLVLIVILPGIVGAAATPPGQTAGHAAVGEDDGACRIAAGSAVLLDAATGRTLFQQDPDKSIPPASLAKVMAMFVVLDAVRAGLVSLDDEVVISAEAAATGGSRMHLKEGETVTLDNLLRGMAVSSGNDAAMAAAEHVGVSVAAFVAAMNAKAALLGMERTVFVNPTGLPAKGQTTTAHDMAVMTREYLRAHPKALDYHSQTRLVHNGVRTRNKNPLLDACEGADGLKTGWIRASGYNLITTVKRGETRLVGVILGAKTPDMRSRENLRLMEAGFTALEHSLTVNEALPQVAVPEPAPPPAAKKAPASKKSVAKPAPKQAAPKKAESRVVAEISDKRLTVVSDVPKSGASVKPAVKKADPKPAAKKSESKKSDPKKAAQAKAQPAAKKAEKKPAAQTAAKVAKAEAAGKKPTQKAESKAMSAPKKPTQKTDPKTTAKAESAQ; encoded by the coding sequence ATGCCTGATACGCGCGACCGGACCGGCTTTGCGGCGGCCATGGGTGGAATCCTCCGCCCTGCATCGTGGGCCGCGTTCGTCCTCGTCCTGATCGTCATTCTGCCGGGAATCGTCGGCGCGGCCGCCACGCCTCCGGGCCAGACGGCCGGGCACGCGGCCGTGGGCGAAGACGACGGAGCCTGCCGGATCGCCGCCGGGTCGGCCGTCCTGCTCGACGCCGCCACCGGCCGGACCCTGTTCCAGCAGGACCCTGACAAGAGCATTCCGCCCGCATCGCTGGCCAAGGTCATGGCCATGTTCGTGGTGCTCGACGCCGTGCGCGCGGGTCTGGTCTCCCTCGACGACGAGGTGGTGATCAGCGCCGAGGCCGCCGCCACGGGCGGGTCACGCATGCATCTCAAGGAAGGCGAGACGGTCACGCTCGACAACCTGCTCAGGGGCATGGCTGTGTCCTCGGGCAACGACGCGGCCATGGCCGCGGCGGAGCACGTGGGCGTCAGTGTCGCGGCCTTTGTCGCGGCCATGAACGCCAAGGCCGCTCTCCTGGGCATGGAACGCACCGTCTTCGTCAATCCCACGGGCCTGCCCGCCAAGGGCCAGACCACCACGGCCCACGACATGGCCGTGATGACCAGGGAATACCTGCGGGCGCACCCCAAGGCGCTCGATTACCACTCGCAGACGCGCCTCGTGCACAACGGGGTGCGGACCCGCAACAAGAACCCGCTGCTCGATGCCTGCGAAGGAGCGGACGGGCTGAAGACCGGCTGGATCAGGGCCTCGGGCTACAATCTCATCACCACGGTCAAGCGCGGCGAAACGCGCCTCGTTGGCGTGATACTGGGGGCCAAGACCCCGGACATGCGCTCGCGCGAGAATCTGCGTCTGATGGAGGCCGGCTTCACCGCGCTCGAGCATTCGCTGACCGTGAACGAGGCGTTGCCCCAGGTCGCGGTTCCCGAGCCAGCCCCTCCCCCGGCCGCGAAAAAGGCCCCCGCCTCGAAGAAATCCGTCGCCAAGCCCGCGCCGAAGCAGGCCGCCCCGAAGAAGGCCGAGTCGCGGGTGGTGGCCGAAATAAGCGACAAGCGGCTCACGGTCGTCTCTGATGTCCCGAAGTCGGGCGCGTCGGTCAAACCAGCCGTCAAGAAAGCCGATCCCAAGCCTGCCGCCAAAAAATCCGAGTCCAAGAAGTCCGATCCCAAAAAAGCCGCGCAGGCCAAGGCCCAGCCAGCGGCCAAGAAGGCGGAGAAGAAACCCGCAGCACAAACCGCCGCCAAAGTCGCCAAGGCCGAGGCCGCTGGGAAAAAGCCCACCCAGAAGGCGGAATCCAAGGCCATGTCGGCACCGAAGAAGCCGACCCAAAAGACGGACCCGAAGACTACAGCCAAGGCTGAGTCCGCGCAGTAG
- a CDS encoding DUF2148 domain-containing protein, with amino-acid sequence MSKESMKDAAVTAARMLAGSMRTAPKAGGKDFLEIVVVEDDATLARIAQAMKEFAPKSTNEAYWLRDADNIANTQALVLVGLRESNLAGYDCGACGYPTCKDMATNRKMIAKEMGYGGPHCMMRMIDIGCALASAAKTAALLSVDSRVQQRVGAAARALGVIEADVVMGLPVGYYGKSIFHDRQAAKK; translated from the coding sequence ATGTCGAAGGAGTCAATGAAAGACGCCGCCGTCACCGCCGCCCGGATGCTGGCCGGGAGCATGCGCACCGCGCCCAAGGCCGGAGGAAAGGATTTTCTGGAGATCGTGGTCGTGGAGGACGACGCGACCCTGGCCAGGATCGCCCAGGCCATGAAGGAGTTCGCGCCCAAGAGCACCAACGAAGCCTACTGGCTGCGCGATGCGGACAACATCGCCAACACCCAGGCTCTGGTCCTGGTGGGACTGCGCGAGTCCAACCTCGCGGGCTACGACTGTGGAGCCTGCGGCTACCCCACCTGCAAGGACATGGCCACAAACAGGAAGATGATCGCCAAGGAAATGGGCTATGGCGGCCCGCACTGCATGATGCGCATGATCGACATCGGCTGCGCCCTGGCCTCGGCCGCCAAGACCGCCGCGCTGCTCAGCGTGGACAGCCGCGTGCAGCAGCGCGTGGGCGCGGCCGCGCGGGCGCTTGGGGTCATCGAGGCCGACGTGGTCATGGGCCTGCCCGTGGGCTACTACGGCAAGAGCATCTTCCACGACCGCCAGGCCGCGAAGAAGTAG
- a CDS encoding CinA family protein produces MNDGPGYSGSAASSASFDALHVHLRADLADDIATLGARLLARGRMLVTAESCTAGLVAYLLTTVPGASDWFAGGVVAYSLEAKERLLGVPRGILDAHGAVSRETVRAMGKGALDRFGAQAAVSVSGVAGPTGGTAATPVGTVVVGWAWPDGADEQIFSFAGDRAAVTAQAACAAIGGLLARIGEG; encoded by the coding sequence ATGAACGACGGTCCCGGCTATTCCGGCAGTGCCGCATCTTCAGCCTCGTTCGATGCGCTGCACGTCCATCTGCGTGCAGACTTGGCGGACGACATAGCCACGCTCGGCGCGCGACTTTTGGCGCGCGGCCGGATGCTGGTCACGGCGGAATCGTGCACCGCCGGCCTAGTGGCGTATCTGCTGACCACTGTGCCCGGAGCCTCGGACTGGTTCGCTGGCGGAGTGGTGGCCTACTCCCTTGAAGCCAAGGAGCGGCTGCTCGGCGTGCCGCGCGGAATTCTCGACGCGCACGGCGCGGTCAGCCGCGAGACCGTGCGCGCCATGGGCAAAGGCGCGCTCGACCGCTTCGGCGCACAGGCTGCGGTGTCCGTGTCCGGCGTGGCCGGTCCCACGGGCGGCACGGCCGCGACCCCGGTGGGCACGGTTGTCGTCGGTTGGGCCTGGCCGGACGGGGCGGACGAGCAAATTTTCAGCTTCGCGGGCGACCGGGCTGCGGTCACGGCCCAGGCCGCGTGCGCGGCCATCGGCGGGCTATTGGCCCGGATCGGGGAGGGCTGA
- a CDS encoding universal stress protein, with product MAQIKRILCAVDFSEASPLVASYAKLLAQGLDAEVLVLYVAPSLSQYVGFHVPPSSIETFVKDIVQGADATMEKFLDENFAGVRAQGEVATGYAAEEILNHAKDQKVDMIIMGTHGRKGIDRILFGSVAEKVVKSAICPVLTVRPEKYATE from the coding sequence ATGGCACAGATCAAGCGGATTTTATGCGCGGTTGATTTTTCCGAGGCGAGCCCGCTCGTTGCGTCGTACGCCAAGCTTCTGGCCCAGGGCCTCGACGCCGAGGTTCTGGTGCTGTACGTCGCGCCGTCGCTCTCGCAGTACGTGGGCTTCCACGTGCCGCCGAGTTCCATCGAGACCTTCGTCAAGGACATCGTTCAGGGGGCGGACGCCACCATGGAGAAGTTCCTGGACGAGAACTTCGCGGGCGTCCGCGCCCAGGGCGAGGTCGCCACGGGCTATGCGGCCGAGGAGATTCTCAACCACGCCAAGGACCAGAAGGTGGATATGATCATCATGGGCACCCACGGCCGCAAGGGAATCGATCGTATTCTTTTCGGCTCCGTGGCCGAGAAGGTGGTCAAGTCGGCCATCTGCCCGGTTCTGACCGTGCGCCCCGAGAAGTACGCGACCGAGTAG
- a CDS encoding HDIG domain-containing metalloprotein: MNTRIDPDDVVLLRRAGLTEEDLAHSILVAGIVGELLDAMPKEMREGLDERLAVRGALFHDLGKVVTSGITHGEEGARIGRELGLPQEVLAVMVKHVRAGVPPDEATHYGLPPGDRRVTRPEEALAIYADKLSDIMEEPGLVEDLTDARGRFAEILAARADLAKDEVTRGRYLRLREMVEAKAGG; the protein is encoded by the coding sequence ATGAACACACGCATCGATCCGGATGACGTCGTCCTTTTGCGCCGCGCGGGCCTCACCGAAGAAGACTTGGCGCATTCGATCCTCGTGGCCGGCATCGTCGGCGAACTGCTGGACGCCATGCCCAAGGAAATGCGGGAAGGACTGGACGAACGGCTGGCCGTGCGCGGGGCGCTTTTCCACGACCTCGGCAAGGTGGTCACGAGCGGCATCACGCACGGCGAGGAGGGCGCGCGCATCGGCCGCGAACTCGGCCTGCCCCAGGAGGTGCTGGCGGTGATGGTCAAGCACGTGCGCGCGGGAGTGCCGCCGGACGAGGCCACGCACTACGGACTGCCGCCTGGCGACAGGCGTGTGACGCGCCCTGAGGAGGCTCTGGCGATCTATGCCGACAAGCTCTCGGACATCATGGAAGAGCCAGGGCTGGTTGAAGATCTGACCGATGCCCGAGGGCGCTTTGCAGAGATTCTGGCCGCCCGCGCGGACCTCGCCAAGGACGAGGTCACACGCGGACGCTACCTGCGGCTGCGGGAAATGGTCGAAGCGAAGGCGGGCGGCTAG
- a CDS encoding ribonucleoside triphosphate reductase, whose protein sequence is MAGAILKALKASGIKDPILARRLARKVEGKLEGTDVPEQEMVQDLVEVVLMESRLFDVAKRYIVYREKRRQLRDQKQAYVDIKETIDNYINKADWRVNENANMTHSFQGLMLHLSGTVQARYALEKYPEEIRAAHEHGYFHIHDLSFGLAGYCAGWSLRDLLLEGFNLEGRSSAGPARHFDSILGQMVNFLGTLQNEWAGAQAFNNVDTYLAPFIRHDGLTYEQVRQAMQKFVFNLNTTSRWGGQSPFTNLTFDLKAPRHLGKEAVIIGGALQDATYSDFQAEMDMINKAFLEVMLAGDYHGRIFSFPIPTYNVTEDFPWESEIGELLLQMTAKYGAPYFQNFISSDLDPEDVRSMCCRLQMDLRELRNKTGGLFGAGDLTGSIGVVTLNLPKLAYLAQGEEDFLDLLTEYAELARNSLEFKRKLVNDNLDRGLFPWTKRYLKNGYRAHFSTIGLVGGHEACLNLLGKGIQTDAGIRFMQRALNHLRDLTRRFQEETGNLYNLEATPAEGTSYRLAKIDKSLYENIAASGNGTPYYTNSTCLPVDETTDIFHALEHQNMLQPLYTGGTVFHSFLGEAVADTKALKSFIVKAFTKTKIPYLSITPTFSVCKEHGYIRGEMFECPDCGAETEVFTRIVGYYRPVSQWNKGKKAEYMDRIVFSAISADMIC, encoded by the coding sequence ATCGCAGGCGCCATCCTGAAAGCCCTGAAAGCCAGCGGGATCAAGGACCCGATCCTCGCCCGCAGGCTCGCCCGTAAGGTTGAGGGTAAGCTTGAGGGGACGGACGTTCCCGAGCAGGAGATGGTCCAGGATCTCGTGGAAGTCGTGCTCATGGAGTCGCGACTGTTCGACGTGGCCAAGCGCTACATCGTCTACCGCGAGAAGCGCCGGCAGTTGCGCGACCAGAAACAGGCCTACGTCGATATCAAAGAAACCATCGACAACTACATCAACAAGGCCGACTGGCGGGTCAACGAGAACGCCAACATGACCCACTCCTTCCAGGGGCTCATGTTGCACCTCTCGGGCACCGTGCAGGCGCGCTATGCCCTTGAGAAATATCCCGAGGAGATCCGCGCGGCCCACGAGCACGGCTACTTCCACATCCACGACCTCTCCTTCGGCCTGGCCGGATACTGCGCGGGCTGGTCGCTGCGCGACTTGCTGCTCGAGGGCTTCAACCTCGAAGGCCGCTCCTCGGCCGGTCCCGCCCGGCACTTCGACTCCATCCTGGGCCAGATGGTCAACTTCCTGGGCACGCTGCAGAACGAGTGGGCCGGGGCGCAGGCCTTCAACAACGTCGACACCTACCTCGCGCCCTTCATCCGCCACGACGGCCTGACCTACGAACAGGTCCGGCAGGCCATGCAGAAGTTCGTCTTTAACCTGAACACCACCTCGCGCTGGGGAGGCCAGTCGCCCTTCACCAACCTGACCTTCGACCTCAAGGCCCCGCGCCACCTGGGCAAGGAGGCCGTGATCATCGGCGGCGCGCTGCAAGACGCCACCTACAGTGACTTCCAGGCCGAGATGGACATGATCAACAAGGCCTTCCTCGAGGTCATGCTCGCGGGCGACTACCACGGCCGTATCTTCTCCTTCCCCATCCCGACCTACAACGTCACCGAGGACTTCCCCTGGGAATCCGAGATCGGCGAACTGCTGCTCCAGATGACCGCCAAGTACGGCGCGCCCTATTTCCAGAACTTCATCAGCTCCGACCTCGATCCCGAGGACGTGCGCTCCATGTGCTGCCGCCTGCAGATGGACCTGCGCGAACTGCGCAACAAGACCGGCGGCCTCTTCGGCGCGGGCGACCTGACCGGCTCCATCGGCGTGGTCACCCTGAACCTGCCCAAGCTCGCCTATCTCGCCCAGGGCGAGGAGGACTTCCTCGACCTGCTCACCGAATACGCGGAGCTTGCCCGCAACTCTCTCGAATTCAAGCGCAAGCTGGTCAACGACAACCTCGATCGCGGCTTGTTCCCCTGGACCAAGCGCTACCTGAAGAACGGCTACCGGGCCCACTTCTCGACCATCGGCTTGGTGGGCGGCCACGAGGCCTGTCTGAATCTGCTTGGCAAGGGCATCCAGACCGATGCGGGCATCCGCTTCATGCAGCGCGCCCTGAACCACCTGCGCGACCTGACCCGGCGCTTCCAGGAAGAGACGGGCAACCTCTACAATCTGGAAGCCACCCCGGCCGAGGGCACCAGCTACCGCTTGGCCAAGATCGACAAGTCGCTCTACGAGAACATCGCGGCCTCGGGCAACGGCACGCCCTACTACACCAACTCCACCTGCCTGCCCGTGGACGAGACCACGGACATCTTCCACGCCCTGGAGCACCAGAACATGCTCCAGCCGCTGTACACGGGCGGCACGGTCTTCCACTCTTTCCTCGGCGAGGCCGTGGCCGACACCAAGGCGCTCAAAAGCTTCATCGTCAAGGCCTTCACCAAGACCAAGATCCCCTACCTCTCCATCACGCCGACCTTCTCGGTGTGCAAGGAGCACGGCTACATCCGGGGCGAGATGTTCGAATGCCCCGACTGCGGCGCCGAGACCGAGGTCTTTACGCGCATCGTGGGCTACTACCGCCCGGTGTCGCAATGGAACAAGGGCAAGAAGGCCGAATACATGGACCGCATCGTCTTCTCCGCCATCAGCGCCGACATGATCTGCTAG
- a CDS encoding MFS transporter, with protein MNTGSQFARLCWVGFLARFSYALARNPVLPLFALTLGAGPEAVGLAVGISTVTGILFKLPSGALSDVIGRRRTMLAGLVFFGLAPFAYLFITDYWQLVAVRFLHGFATAIYGPVAMAVVADIAGARKGELLSWFSSVGIIGGLLGAPVGGLMLSLTALPEGGYAPWAFPMVYAVCGLAGFSALLLGFRTLLREEQVAGGGFGERLGRFVSGIREVSSDRRVVAASAMEGVQNMSMGALEAFLPIYAVTVAGLSAFEAGLLWASQIVVTMLAKPLMGRVSDRAGRKPLIVTGLLCCAVSFAAVPWLAGFWALLAACLVFGLGEALVTSSSAAMVAELCKANQYGTAMGVFGTIFDVGHAAGPIVAGLLVASLGYAPAFAIISALLLVSVPWFVAATRDVRKGAAEGRNS; from the coding sequence ATGAACACCGGTTCGCAATTCGCCCGCCTGTGCTGGGTAGGTTTCCTGGCCCGCTTCTCCTACGCCCTGGCCCGCAACCCCGTGCTGCCGCTCTTCGCCCTGACGCTTGGCGCAGGGCCCGAGGCGGTGGGTCTGGCCGTGGGCATCTCCACGGTTACGGGCATCCTCTTCAAGCTGCCGTCCGGCGCGCTGTCCGACGTCATCGGCCGCCGCAGGACCATGCTCGCGGGGCTCGTCTTCTTCGGGCTCGCGCCCTTCGCCTACCTGTTCATCACCGACTACTGGCAGCTTGTGGCCGTGCGCTTCCTGCACGGCTTCGCCACGGCCATCTACGGTCCGGTGGCCATGGCCGTGGTCGCTGACATCGCAGGGGCGCGCAAGGGCGAACTGCTCTCTTGGTTCTCTTCCGTGGGCATCATCGGCGGGCTGCTCGGCGCGCCCGTGGGCGGCCTCATGCTCTCCCTGACGGCCCTGCCGGAAGGCGGCTACGCGCCGTGGGCGTTCCCCATGGTCTACGCCGTCTGCGGCCTGGCCGGGTTCTCCGCCCTGCTGCTTGGCTTTCGCACCCTGCTGCGCGAGGAGCAGGTGGCGGGAGGCGGATTCGGCGAGCGGCTGGGCCGTTTCGTCTCGGGAATCCGGGAGGTCTCCTCGGATCGGCGCGTGGTGGCGGCTTCGGCCATGGAAGGCGTGCAGAACATGAGCATGGGCGCGCTCGAAGCGTTCTTGCCCATCTACGCCGTGACCGTGGCCGGACTCTCGGCCTTCGAGGCGGGTCTTTTGTGGGCCTCTCAGATCGTCGTCACAATGCTCGCCAAGCCGCTCATGGGCCGAGTCTCCGACCGCGCGGGCCGAAAGCCGCTCATCGTGACCGGGCTCTTGTGCTGCGCCGTCTCGTTCGCGGCCGTGCCCTGGCTCGCCGGATTCTGGGCGCTTCTGGCCGCCTGTCTGGTCTTCGGCCTGGGCGAGGCGCTGGTCACCAGCTCCTCGGCGGCCATGGTCGCGGAGCTGTGCAAGGCCAACCAGTACGGCACGGCCATGGGCGTCTTCGGAACCATCTTCGACGTTGGCCATGCGGCCGGCCCCATCGTCGCGGGCCTGCTCGTGGCGTCCCTGGGCTATGCCCCGGCCTTCGCCATCATCTCCGCGCTGCTCCTCGTCTCCGTGCCCTGGTTCGTGGCCGCCACGCGCGACGTGCGAAAGGGCGCCGCCGAGGGCAGGAATTCGTAA